One genomic region from Candidatus Hydrogenedentota bacterium encodes:
- a CDS encoding transposase, with protein MPRLARIVAAGEPHHVTQRGNNQQDVFFVDDDRRVYLQFLLLYSLKYRFRVQGYCLMTNHVHIIGVPEDETSLAEAVGRTHFRYSQYINKFHGRSGHLWQGRFHSCALDEGHYGNALRYVEQNPVRAKMVRKPWRYRWSSAAVHVGEAKDDGLLDLELWRAYFGGEARWRRILERGLDPSFVENFRLNTHTGRPLGSDSFVSMIEHQLGRRVRALPVGRPRKE; from the coding sequence ATGCCCAGATTAGCACGCATAGTCGCCGCGGGGGAGCCGCACCACGTCACCCAGCGGGGAAACAACCAGCAGGACGTCTTCTTCGTGGACGACGACCGGCGGGTTTACTTGCAGTTCCTCCTGCTGTATTCGCTGAAGTATCGTTTCCGGGTTCAGGGCTATTGCCTCATGACGAACCATGTTCACATCATCGGCGTGCCGGAAGACGAGACTTCCCTGGCGGAGGCCGTCGGGCGCACCCATTTTCGCTACAGCCAGTACATCAACAAGTTTCACGGGCGCAGCGGCCACCTCTGGCAGGGGCGCTTTCACTCCTGCGCGCTGGACGAGGGACACTACGGCAATGCCCTGCGCTACGTGGAGCAGAATCCGGTGCGCGCGAAGATGGTGCGCAAGCCCTGGCGCTATCGATGGTCCAGCGCGGCGGTTCATGTGGGGGAGGCGAAGGACGACGGCCTGCTCGACCTGGAACTGTGGCGCGCCTACTTCGGCGGCGAGGCGCGCTGGCGACGCATCCTGGAGCGGGGACTCGACCCGTCCTTTGTCGAGAACTTCCGGCTCAATACCCACACCGGTCGCCCCCTGGGCAGCGACAGCTTTGTCAGCATGATCGAACATCAACTCGGTCGACGCGTGCGCGCGCTGCCCGTGGGACGTCCTCGCAAGGAGTAG